The following nucleotide sequence is from bacterium.
GAGAGGTAGCCGGCCACCAAGGTTTCGGCCACGCCCATCAAGAGCCCGCCGATCAGGGCGCCGGGGATATTGCCGATGCCGCCCAGGGCCGCGGCGACGAAGGCTTTGAGCCCCGGCATCAGGCCCATCAGCGGATCGACCTTGGGATTGGAGAGCCCGACCAAAATGCCGGCGGCCGCCGCCAGGACCGAGCCGAAGACGAAGGTCAGGCTGATGACTCGGTTGACATTGATGCCGACCAAATGGCTGGCGGTGTGGCTAAATGACACGGCCCGCATCGCCTTGCCGATTTTGGTCCGGTGGACGATGGCCTGAAGCGCGAACATCAGGACGAAGCTGACGATGAAGATGGCGAGCTGGATGTTGTTGATGACCACGCCGCCCAGGTTCAGCACTTCCTTGGTCTCGATCAGGGTCGGGAAGAACTTGGGATCGGCGCCGAAGAGGTATTGGCCGCCGTATTCCAGCAAGAGCGAGACGCCGATGGCGGTGATCAGCGCGTTGAGCCGAGGCGCATTGCGCAGCGGCCGGTAGGCAAAGCGCTCGATGGCCGCACCGAGCAGGGCGCAGGCCAGCATCGAGCTCAGCATCACCAAGGAGAAGCGGAGGAAGGTGCCGCCGCCGTCGAAGACCCGGGCGGCGTAGTAGCCGACCATCGCCCCCACCATGTAGACGTCGCCATGGGCGAAATTGATCAAGCGGAGCACGCCATAGACCATCGTGTAGCCCAGGGCGATGAGGGCGTAGATGCTGCCCCAAGCCAGGCCGTTGACCAATTGTTGGAAGAATTCGGTCAAGAGGGCTCCAGGGCCTTGTGGAACTTCACCTTCCCGCCCTCGATCTTGAGGATGACGATGCGTTTGTTGGCATTGCGATTGGCGTCGATGGTGATGGAACCGGTGACGCCCTGAAGTCCGGTGGTCGCGGCCAAGGCATCGCGGATTTTGGGTCCTTCGGTCGAGTTGGCCCGCTTGATCGCGTCGAACATGATGTTGGCCGCGTCATAGCCCAGCACCGCCATCGCATCGGGCACCTTGTTGTACTTGGCCTGATATTTCTTGATGAAGTTTTGGACGATCGGCGTCGGGTCATCGGTGGCGTAGTGATTGCTGAAATAGCTGCCCTCGACGGTGGCCCCGCCGATCTCGAGGGTCTTGGGGCTGTCCCAGCCGTCGCCGCCCATCAAGGGCACGCTGATGCCGAGATCCCGGGCTTGGCGGGCGATCAGGCCGACCTCGGTGTAATAGCCCGGGACGTAGATCGCTTGCGGCTCCTTGCTCTTGATCGCGGTGAGCTGGGCCCGAAACTCGATGTCGCCCTCGGAGTAGCTCTGCTTGTCGACGATCTCGCCGCCCAACTCCTTGAAGGTCTTTTCGAAGAACTCGGTCAAGCCGACGCTGTAGTCATTCTTGATGTCATACAGAATGGCGACCTTGCGAAGACCCAAGTCCTCGTAGGCGAAGCGGGCCATCGAGGAGCCTTGGAAGGTGTCGACGAAGCAAGCCCGGAAAATGTAATCCCCGACCTCGGTGACCTTGGGATTGGTCGAGGC
It contains:
- a CDS encoding branched-chain amino acid ABC transporter permease, producing the protein MTEFFQQLVNGLAWGSIYALIALGYTMVYGVLRLINFAHGDVYMVGAMVGYYAARVFDGGGTFLRFSLVMLSSMLACALLGAAIERFAYRPLRNAPRLNALITAIGVSLLLEYGGQYLFGADPKFFPTLIETKEVLNLGGVVINNIQLAIFIVSFVLMFALQAIVHRTKIGKAMRAVSFSHTASHLVGINVNRVISLTFVFGSVLAAAAGILVGLSNPKVDPLMGLMPGLKAFVAAALGGIGNIPGALIGGLLMGVAETLVAGYLS
- a CDS encoding ABC transporter substrate-binding protein, giving the protein MKKLIIFAMAAALGLVACKKKENVLTLGEFASLTGTTASFGQSMNEGIQLALEELNKSGGLLGKQVEIIVEDDQSRPEEARTAAVKLIKQDQVIALIGEVASSRSLAAAPEAQKSKIPMISPASTNPKVTEVGDYIFRACFVDTFQGSSMARFAYEDLGLRKVAILYDIKNDYSVGLTEFFEKTFKELGGEIVDKQSYSEGDIEFRAQLTAIKSKEPQAIYVPGYYTEVGLIARQARDLGISVPLMGGDGWDSPKTLEIGGATVEGSYFSNHYATDDPTPIVQNFIKKYQAKYNKVPDAMAVLGYDAANIMFDAIKRANSTEGPKIRDALAATTGLQGVTGSITIDANRNANKRIVILKIEGGKVKFHKALEPS